tattgtaattacttatatcaacattacaatcacacatatggaGTTTCATAACATAATCACAGTTTTTATGTGAATCAGTTTTTTACAGTCAATAaagtgatcactgcattaggaacacctactcaataactgGTTGGTTCACCTTTTTGGGCAATCTCAGTTTTTAGATATCAGAGAACAGATTCCATAAGGTGGTGAACATTCTCCATATTCAACTCGATCCATGCCTGCTACAACTCTCCCGTTATTTGGTGCACATCTTGTAGATAAGTTGGAGCAAATCCCACAGCCCTTtttagcatatcccaaacatgttcaatggggttacattccagtgagtttgggggccaagtcagtgtggagaattcattgtccttTTCCTCAAACCATTCCCTAATGATTCGAGCTTGATGACATGGAGCGTTGTCTTGTTGAAAGTTGGCACTATGATCTTTCATAGGAAAGACTTCCTAAAGATATGGGTGCAAATgttcagctaacaggtccctgtagcattcaccattcgAGGATTATGGTGTGATGACTAGCAGTCCTAGATCAAGCCAGGAAAACACTCCCTAGACCATGACACTGCCACCATTGGCCTGAATTTGTTGCTTGTGGTATGACTGAGGCACATGTGTGTGAACCTGGCCTCAATTCTATTTACTTTGCCTACAGATATCAGTTCTAATGAGGTATAAATAGTAATAATTTCATTGCTAgaatatgtttaaaaaattctCTTATTAGTTCTAAAAACATGAATTGGTGAACCATATGGCGTGGATAATTCTCTGCAGTTTTGTAACATTGTTATTTCTAAGGGTGAACTTGCACTTGTACTAGGCTCAGTGTAGGGTGtcctctctctcttctatttTTGGAGAagataaacaaaaacaaaataattaaatgtttatgtttttattgtgcccattgattttaatgagttttctaaaaaaaaaaaaacggttaagCAAAAGGAACGGTTCCCCTTTGCTTGTTaggtatccattttttttttggatggaagaaTAGCGCTGAAGGCTGCTCCAAAAACGCAACAGAGATACAAAAACCTGAACGGAGCCTTAATGCTGGTGTGAATTCATGCTTCACTCCTAAGACTAATAGGTAGTTTCTGGTAGTTACATAGtagcatacatagtaacatagtatgttaggctgaatgaagacaatgtccatctagtaacTGTGTCCTTGGTGTCAAAATGTTACTGTACCTCATGTGGTCTAGATAGATATAGTCCATAACTTCCTTATCTTATCTATGTTCCTTCCAAAAGACACTTGTAAAATACTTCTTAGCTTATTCTTTACATGCCCATCACCTATGAAATCATGGACCTGAACATGAGGAAATTCAAACTcggtaaagggaatctgttaccaCCTTTATGCAGTCCATACCAGTTTTATGGATCTGTAAAGTATTTTCTGACACTTTCTCCCAGTGCAATGtgagtgctgctactgataaaatactCCATGACATTCATGAGTTGCAGAAGGACCTTCACCCAGCCATCCAGCCCTCCACCATTGTCTCCCTATACATAGGAAGTTAGAAGTCTGGCTTACTGATTTTACAGTCCCAGCCACAAGCACAACTCACTTTGTATATAGCATATGCTAGAGAGAGAAATATTTCTTTAATTATTAATTGTAAAATATATATGTCTGTTTCAATGATGGCTTTCTTTTTCTCCTCAGAGATCCTGCGTCACTCCAGTGTCATCTGTCTTCACTTTCTCAATCCACATTGTCTAACCCTAAATCCAATTCCACAACAAAGTCTAAATTTCAGTGCCTACCACGCCGTAACCTTATGTTTCTTAAAACTCACAAGACCGGTAGTAGTACAATCCTTAACATTTTGTTCCGCTACGGAGAAAAGCATCGACTCCACTTTGCCTTCCCACGTGGACGCAATGATTTTGACTACCCAAGCTATTTTGAACGTTGGCAAGTTGAGGGTTACCATCCTGGCTTTTGTTATAATATAATTTGCAACCACATGAGATACCATCATTCAGAGGTGAACCTACTGATACCCTTGGATACAGTGTTTGTCACAGTGCTGAGGAATCCGGCGCTACTCTTTGAATCTTCTTTTCAGTATTTTGCACATGTTGTACCATTAACGTGGAAGTTACCAGGTGCTGGAAGTGAGCAGAAGATGGACACCTTCCTGCGTAACCCAATGAACTACTATGACTCCAGTGGTTTTAATGCTCACTACCTACATAACTTGATGACATTTGATCTGGGCTTTGATAATGAAATGGACATAGAAGACCACAAAGTTTCAGACGTACTTAAGCAACTTAATAGTCGATTTCATTTGGTCATGCTGTTAGAATATTTTGATGAGTCTTTGCTGCTGTTGCGTGACTTGATGTGTTGGAATATGGATGACATACTTTACTTTAAGCTTAATGCCCGAAAAGACTCTAGTGGCTCACGTTTGAGCCCAGAGATGTACCGACTAGCACAGGAATGGAATGGACTAGACACACTTATCTACCAATATTTCAATGCAACATTCTGGAGAAAGGTGGAGGAGTATGGAGTGGAGAGGATGGAGAAGGATGTCATAGAGTTAAGGAGGAGAAACGAAGAACTTAAACAAGAGTGTATAGCAGGCGGCGGCCCAGTAGATGCCAGCAAGATACAAGAATCTGGGCTACAGCCGTGGCAACCTTTAGGGAAAACGTCCATCCAAGGATATAATCTGAGAAATAACATTTCACGCAAGCACAGGCAGCTGTGTAGGAATATGCTGACTCCTGAAATACAGTACATGAGTCGGCTGGGAGCGGACCTCTGGGTCACGCGACTGTGGGGTAACATTCGGGCGTTGCTTAACTGGTAACTGGTGGGCAAAGAAGAAATCATTGTGTGACGCAAGTGTGCTGAGACTTCCATACAGTATTTCAGATACGTTATGGCTACGAGGCAATAAAAGTAAGCTGGTATCCAAGATAACAGCAGGGTGCTAAAAAGAATCAGTATTTGTAGGCAGGATACTTTGACTGTAACAAACAGCTTCTGAACAGGGTATCTTTGTACCGACGAAACACTGAGAGAATCATGAACTGTGGACTCATTACAATTTATAATGCACAGTTTTTTTCATGGCACTGACTGAGTCACGTCAGATTTACAGCTGAGAGGGTTTTATGAATATAGTCTTTATAAAACTACATCTACAACATTAGTATTGCTTTTACGTTGTGATGAGAGGGGTGGATAGTGGATCATTATGTCATGTATGAGGCCCCAGCTCCAAGACTAATTGTGTATGCCTTCAGctcattttctccttttttggAAGTTGTTTTTGAATTGATACATTTTATTGTTATTTAGTTGCCCAATAAAGGTGAATTTATCCACTAGGTCTGTTACAATAAAGTCTATGTACTGGCCTCATTTTACAATTGCATTTTCAGATATTGTATTTTAGAACCTGCGCTTACAGTGTTGCAAATGGTATAAATGTGCCGTCCCTTGAAGCAACCAATTAGATACTATATTTAATTATTGTGTCCTGCACTAAAATTAATAGTTTATGTCTGATTGGATGCAACTGCTACGGCTGTTTGTACTTTGCTCTATATAAGctatttttgttaaataaatctgAAGATTGAGTTGCTATAATGTTTTACGATCTGGGGCAGTTATAAAAGCAGATACAAATGTGTAGGGTCTTGAGAACTATGAGGGCTCCTTGTCTGTACGGTCATTGTGCAGGGTTAGCGGTAAAGCTGAGGATGCAAGTGTATCTGCctttatgatatatatatatatatatatgtgtgtgtgtgtgtgcaatcaAATTTATTCAACCCCCCattacaaattaggtttatttaccAGATTTACAAACTATCAGCTGGTGATGGCTTCCTCTCTGCCACGTCCAGGTAGCTTCATTAGTGTTCCTTTCATTTTGAACTTGTGAACtgtgcttccaactgtatctctaggcACATTCAGTGCCCTTGTTATCTTTTTATCTTCTTTTCAATGTTTGTACAAGGCAgcgatctcttctcttaactttttggaccactctcttgactccatatttctaacatgcagtcaaatgtcactgtcaacaaagccctagccagtccaggtatttgatgtgttttatctcaagcatgcCGCATACAACTcataaagcccttgattagtggcatcaggtgtgcttgagacattGTGCCATTTGTCATAAAGCAACTGTTTGTGTATTCTGGTTCTGACCCTACTGTAACTGTGCGTTATTCTAATTTCTGTACTTCCTGACTATTTACTCGACTTAGTTAATGTTCGTTGTctgccctgaccttctgcctgGATTTAGTTGGTTCTGTGCTGCCAGTCCCGACCATTATTACAATTCTGGATAGGTCCCTGGTCACACCATCTGGTACTGCGCCTCAGCcctgtgcagcatcagcagccacactactGGGACTGTCTGTGTGAGTAATGGCTTGAGGTCCCTGCAGTAAATAATGTATCCAACTTGGAAGGGTCAAGGGTGGAAACCAAGGTTCCCAAGGTGGTGCTTGACTTATGTGTGGCAATGTGGCTCCATATCTGCATGCCTGACAAAAACTAATTTGCAATGGGAAACTATAACTATAATGGCATTTCTCTGTTTGCGTTTTGCAGAAAAGAAATGCTGCCATATAATAGCAGTCTTAGCCatttttctaacatgcaatcaaacatcacagtcaacaaagcccaaCAAGTTAATGtagttgatgtgttttatctcaaaacacacctgatgcaactaatgaatcCTTTGATTTGTTACATCAGTTGTGCTTGAGAGAACACCTAATCTGTAATTGTGTTCTCttttgagggattctattcaggggttgaataattctgaaactgcagtggtcattaaaagtggcattatgTGTTGAGTTTGGAGAAACCATTTGTTATATTAGTTAAGTTATTTAAAAATTCTTCGTgtttaatagtttttttgctgcaaaCAGCAAACAGAATTGGAtctgccaattcataaatcccacctccacgacatgatggctgtgattggttctatgagccccgcagctcagccaatcaaagcaacgCTTGAAAAACCAATCAGAGACATAATTTTGTGGAGGTGGGATGTATGAATCCCGTAActaggaagtgatcctgtgtgggagGTCGAGGATTACGGGAACCACACCGGGGTTCTGGAGAACAGCAGGAAGGACCTGGACCAAGACTactgggtaagtaaaataagacattcccggAAAATAAatcctagcgcctcttttggggtgaAATAACATGGTATGAATCGAAACCTAAATTTATCTGTAACCCAGCTACCAGCTGTAAACATTCTGATACTTGCAGTGGTACAAAATTGCACTTTAGCTGATATAAGGTATGATAATATTACCGAATATGAAAATCCTGTCTGGTAGGCTCACACTGCTGCAGCTTTTCTAGTATATTTTCTAGTATACAGTAAATTTTTCTGAAAGGACTAAAATTATAAGGAAGCAACTTTTTATTAACCAATCATCTTCTAAATATTCTGTACACTAAAGTACAGGTTCTTTTATTGTTTTCCAGCACGGAGCTCATATTCTTGTGTATATTTTAGCCTATCTGAGTGTGTAGGGCTACATGGTGATTTTGGCAGTgacaaggattagagatgagcgaacgtactcggataagcactactcgtccgagtaatgtgctttatccgagtatcgctgtgctcgtcttgaaagattcggggagcgccgctgctgacaggtgagttgcggcggggagcaggggagagcgggcgggagagaaggagagaaagatctcccggctctcccctgcagctccccgctctgcggcgctccccgaatctttcaagacgagcacagcaatactcggataaagcacattactcggacgagtagtgcttatccgagtacgttcactcatctctaacaagGATCATGCAACCAAAGATCACTGTGTAGCTCTGATACCTCGCATTGCATTGAACTTTTACTGCGATTGTGACTGCCAAGTTGCAAAAAAATCCATCAAGGTTGGATTTTTAACTGTGTGACCCATGTCGTGTCAAAAGTTGCCATGTAAGCCTAGCCTAACTATCGTTCACATGACCATACACATTAGTCTAAAGTTGATCAAAACGGATGATTTCAACCAAAACGATTGTAGATTtcgtaagggcttaaacagatgggcgtgttttagtcctgttatgcggccatgacTTTCACGTCTGCATAACGAGAcgcaacaaaaccattgatttcagtggttttgttttcactatcgggattcttgcgcGTTAATACTacgcatgagaaaagataggacttgccccatctttctAACATGTGGGTAATACTAGGTGCGAGAAAGGTTGGGCAGGACCTATCTCCCTgtttttctgggttttttttaactcttgtgCGCTAGTGcgaagtttgaatagtcaaaataaaacaaaaaccaaTGCCTGCACTAATATCCTCTGTAGCAGTGAGCGTATTAGCGGATGCcctgtgtgtttttgccctaaaagtTAAATACCATTTGTTTTAGCTGACCAATGGGAGGACGGCATCTTTGGAAAGAAGTTGAGTGTCTATAAAACTTTTGACCTCTCCTCACTAGTATGTGATGCAGATAGAGGTTACACAAACAATCCTTCCCTAAAAGAACATTCTACACAGAAAGATCTTTGGTCCTTCACCTGGTGTCATTGACCAAGTAGGATTAGTTTGTACTACTGTAACGGCCAATGTGCATCAGTAACAATAATTTACCAGGTACAGCTCTTGTTCAACCATCAATTTTCTTCCATATAATGTATATGGCACCTTGTTGTACAGATATCCTTGTATTAAatcacttaggccggcttcacacgggtgtaagcatATTAACAAGCACATTTGCGCTGCATACGTTTTCCCACTTATTTGCtcacgcaaaaaaaacacaagcatgctccctttgatttcaatggctaaTTCATTTTTATATGTGCTAATtggtgcgtaatatgcaccaagataggacatactatgttttttttgtgcgactgaaatgcgtgcgcaaaatatgcacatgttaccaaacccattgaaatcagttctATTCATagcgtattgcatgtgcaaattttgtgcTTGTAATACGCAGTGGAAATACATTTGTGCAAATGAGCCCTTACCATATCATAAATATTGGGGGAAATTAACTAAGCCCAGCATTTCCAATGCCGGGTTTAGTATGATTTTCCCCAATGAACGGTgcgcttaatacatgaagaggctcaAGTCTCTCCATGTATTAAGCGTATCCCCAACTCCTCTGTCCAACCTGGCGTACatctctggtataatttatgccaaattCTGGTGTTGATTATACTTAAATCTGTtggtccattcatttcagtgagagtgcAGGAGATTGCTGAGTGCCTGGGGATAAGTTACTATTctaggaaaaaccctttaaccccttgagtggcacgcccggaaattttccgggacgagctccgctgcccatagcgatatagcccggaagatttcacaatgggagctgcagagcacaatgccacaagctgtgacagtgtgctctgcctgcacagaccaacagagaacaaagcaagggctttgaaaaaccagcagaagatattgccgatatgccggcaatctcctgctttgtttacaggttgccatagagaccatcggcttgtcagaagcaagccgatggtctctgtggcagggagagcttggtgcttggctgtcagaggacagctcgGTACTAgcttttacagcagagatcagagaaaacctccgatctctgctgtgttaaccctttacatgctgcagtctatgtgactgcagcatgtaaagggctgtcaccatcggacccccggaatgtgatcaggggtcctgatgggtccctgtggaagtcccctaaagggacaaaaaaaaattttttttttaattataaaaaaaataataaaaacacttgtctccctttactttgtaaaaaatcaaaaatacaatcacacatgtggcatccatgcgtcgtaatgacccagagaaggaagttaatgcattatttagccCCTTAATGATATGGcccctttctttcttttctccccatttctttttttcctcccccctgtttaaaaaatcacaacttgtcccgcaaaaaacaagccctcacatggccatgtcaatggaaaaatgaaaaagttatggctcttgagacacaactgcaaaattagttgaaattcaatgattagaccattttaaaaaacctgccctggtgggcacgacagggtggtaggaaacccgccactcaaggggttaatgcttgcATCCTGCTTGCCTATACCTCACACTGCTAAGTCATTCCGATATATAGTTTATCACTAGGACAATCGGAAGCAAGGATACTAGGAAtgaacattgaagtcaatggaggctgtctggcCCGTACGCAAATAACATTGTTAAAAAAACAATCAgatccagcgcttcctggaggcgggatctttgaaccccctgaccaggaagtgctggctaaaGACTACAAACCAGTGCCCCGGACCTGTGGGAGGAGAATTGCGgcgagcggacagcgcctgtaaggtaatgtattattttttgtgttttttttaatgcagaaagggcttattttagggacaaacagtaggacttcctactagagatgagcgagcacgctcgtttaaggctgatgctcaatcAATTAcacgacaagaccgatgctcgatcgagcatcagccttaaatgagcgtgctcgctcatctctacttcctactGTAAGATTTGCATCAAACTCAACGAAAACCATGCGATGCaatagaaaggaaggctccacagggaaacatgggctacaaatcacggctgtatagagtatgacacaatttttttttttgcaatgtagcaggctacagaacaacgcaaatgtgaacaaacctattgggaagcatgggcttcacatacatgcgattcatagtgctgtcgcattgcgagaaaatcacgcaaatttgcgcccgtgtgaaagcggcttgACTGGTGTAGATATAGGGGTCACAGAGGTGACAGCTGGGCCCAAAAGTTTGCCATGTCAACCTGCTTGTAGCTCTGCCATCCTCCTCATCCCCTGTGCACTGAGCTGACAAGCCAGGAGGAGTGTCTTGCCTGGTAAGAGAAAGTTACAAAACACATTATATAGTATAATCATCTGGGTGGTAGGTGGTATTCACCTCAGTTTAGCTTGAAGGTTGCCAAGTGCAGCAATACcaacaacaaaggagaaaaaTCGGCTTGTTAAAGACACTTTTAttccaaaaaatccataaaattacaaatggtaggtaCTGTGTAACACCAGGTCTACACTGAGACAGGTTTGGAAAGACACATTTTTCTTGATCCCAGCTAACAAACTCTCATGGTAATCCCCCTTAAAATCATTTACGGGCCAATCATTATACATTTagctcatatgtgcacatttccacaaacTTGATTGCAACACCCAAACCCcgaccccacccaaaaaaaattagaatgaaagaagaagaaaataagtgttttctactagagatgagcgagcatactcgctaagggcaattgctcaagcgaccattgcccttagcgagtacctgcccgctcgagagaaaaggttcggctgccggcgcgggtgacaggtgagttgcggcagtgagcagggggagcgcgggggggggggggggagagattgatctcccctccgttcctccccgctctcccccgccgctccctgccctctCAAGCAAATGCCCTTAGCcagaatgctcgctcatcactattttcTACTTTTGCTGTTGCTAAGAAAAAGATAAACTTTAACTATTGGTGTATTATGGAGGCTACAGTGGAGCAGATCTGCGTCTCTGTCTGCACCAAGCATGTTACTATCTCCCTTTATcatctaaaggtgcttttagacagaccGATAATCGTTCAATCTAAACCCGAGCCAGCAACTGAACgccgaacaataatcattcactttttgttcatcgttcatttcatgcagacaTAAAAGTCATAGTTGGCT
This region of Eleutherodactylus coqui strain aEleCoq1 chromosome 5, aEleCoq1.hap1, whole genome shotgun sequence genomic DNA includes:
- the GAL3ST1 gene encoding galactosylceramide sulfotransferase — encoded protein: MMGVQTQGKLCRSVWKGLVLGTLLTTFLIVLYSYAAAPLSISSTEDPASLQCHLSSLSQSTLSNPKSNSTTKSKFQCLPRRNLMFLKTHKTGSSTILNILFRYGEKHRLHFAFPRGRNDFDYPSYFERWQVEGYHPGFCYNIICNHMRYHHSEVNLLIPLDTVFVTVLRNPALLFESSFQYFAHVVPLTWKLPGAGSEQKMDTFLRNPMNYYDSSGFNAHYLHNLMTFDLGFDNEMDIEDHKVSDVLKQLNSRFHLVMLLEYFDESLLLLRDLMCWNMDDILYFKLNARKDSSGSRLSPEMYRLAQEWNGLDTLIYQYFNATFWRKVEEYGVERMEKDVIELRRRNEELKQECIAGGGPVDASKIQESGLQPWQPLGKTSIQGYNLRNNISRKHRQLCRNMLTPEIQYMSRLGADLWVTRLWGNIRALLNW